AGGATCCAATAAGTCCAACATTGATTCCTTCAGATGTGTCAATTGGGCAAATACGTCCATAGTGACTAGGATGGATATCTCGTATCCGAAAACTAGCAGTGCGCCCTGTCAGTCCTCCAGGGCCCAAATAACTTAATTTTCTCCCATGAACTATTTGTGTCAATGGATTAGTTCGATCCAAAACTTGAGATAATGGGTGTAAACCGAAAAAGGATTCATAAGTAGTTGTTAATGGAGTTGAGGTTACCAAATTCTGAGGTGTCGGTATCAATTTATGCCGAATTGCTCCACATATAGTCCCCCGAACCACATTTTCTAAACGAACCAGAGCCAATCCGAATTGATCTTGTAAAAGATCTGCTACAGAACGAATAcgtttatttttcaaatgatTCATATCGTCAAGTGCACCCATTCCAAATTTCAGCCCAATCAAATGATCGGCGGCTGCCAATATATCTCGTGGTAACAAAAATGTATTGTTCTGGGGTATATCAAGGTTAAGTCTTCGGTTCATATTTCGTCGACCAATCCTTCCTAATTCACATCTTTGTTGAAAGAATTTCTTTTGTAATTCCTTACATAAGGATTCAGAAAATACCGGATCGCCGCCTACACAAGCAAATTGTTGATAAAACTCCAAAATGGCATTTTCTTttgacccaattttttttctctccttatCACTcagaaaagacaaaaaaatttcAGGATAGCAAACATTCTCTAGAATTTCTCTTAGATTCAAACCCATAGCTGATGATAGAACTAGAATAGATATTTTTTGTTTCCTACTTACACGAGCCCATATCCTTGCTTTTCTATCAATTTCTAATTCTGATCTTCCTCCCCAATCTGATATTATGGTGCCGGTATAGACCGAAATTCCGTTATGGTCCAATTCTGATCGGTAATAAATACCGGGACTTTGCAATATTTGATTGATCACAATTCTATATATTCCATTGACTATAGAAGTTCCCAGGGAATTCATTAGAGGAATGTTTCCGATAAAAATTGTTTGTTCTTGCATATCCCTActgtttttccaaattaatcCCGCGGATACATATAATTCAGAAGAATATGTGAGTGATTCATACACAGCATCTCTTTCCTTTATCAAGGGTTCGACCAATTGATATGTTTCCACAAATAATTGAAATTCAATTTCTTGATCTGTATCTTCAATTTTTGGAAACTTAGAAAGTTCTTCCGTCAAACCTTGATCAATGAACCTACAAAATCCTTCAAATTGTATCTGATTAAATCCAGGTATTGTAGATATTCCCTCATTTCCATCCCCGAGCATTTTTAATTTCCCATTTATCAAAAAATACCACTATTGGTTCATTCTTCATCTAATTAGATAGATTAGATAAATGATCTAGCAATGATGGCATTTCTATTTTGTTTACCGAATCACATGAAATTTTACCCAACTCCATATCtggaatgtatgaaatacgtaTGAACGGAGGAAGAAAGAGAATTTTCTacttaaattgaattgaattggaatttagTGGAATTTTCAACAGATACAAATGGAAAGAAATTGATAAAACATCCCTAGAAACAGACTTCTGCTACTTAGACTTATTAATTAAGTTATAGGATTTTGTATAGAATATCAAAACAAAAATGATTCCATTTCTACCATTATTATGATAATACATATTCCAACCTGCTTGAATACCAGAAAAATAAATGGATTGGACATTTGATCTTTTCGCTGAGATAAAGGCATAAAAATCAGAAAGAATATATAGAATTAGAATCGGTTTTTTAGCATTTAACCCCCCTTTATGTTATGGATTTCCTTGTTCAAAAAATGATTCGCAGAGAAGAGAGAGATTTTGTTTACGGATTTTTGAGTAGAATACGATTGTGAAGTGTATAAGAAAAGAAGGTTTGTATGGCTTAAACACGTGTGGAGATATCTATAATATCcgtctttcttctcttttattgttttattgtcGTTCTATGTTCTATTCGGGGCAACACAGGTTGTGCTCTATGAAAACTTCAATTTTCTATTcaattaaaaattcaaattgaagtatGATACTTTTCTGATATCTGATAATTCTCTATCGggaacatatataaataatatatatccgTCTAACAATTTCTCTTGGGGGGTTTACATATACTCATAATTGTTgttataattaataattaaaattgagAAGGATTTTTTGATTGAAAAAATCCATACTGATTAGTTATATATCAAGTTGTATTTTCTTATGTCATTAGGAAAACAAAATTTGGAGATTCAAATCCAAGAATCATTCATGCATTTTAAGTCAATAGTTAATGGTTCCTATTTTCATAAAGTTTAATTTTGGATTTTGCGACTGAAAATCCACATTTGATTTTTCAATAGAAAGGTAAGAGAAAGTTTTGAACATTATGAATTTTGAGATAGACTCAATCGAAATTGAAAGGATGAATCAAAAGGGAAGAAGGATTAGGATTTCTTTGACTTTTAGGAAAAATTAAGGAAAACAGAACTCAAGGTGCAAGTACAATAAAAAAGCAGTTCAGTAATCCGGGAAAGTTTTCATCTATTTTGTATTTGTAGCATTTTGGCGACATGGCCGAGTGGTAAGGCAGAGGACTGCAAATCCTTTTTTCCCCAGTTCAAATCCGGGTGTCGCCTGATCAACAAAAAACTAGAaatctcttcttttcttctgtTGATATAACCCGCCGAATGATTCCCCAGCAGAAGCAGAGAAAGCAGACTGTTGATACTTGTTTGATTCTAAACATCTGGTCTGGGggtttttctaaaaaattgtAAATATCCTTGCATATTTAGGCTTCAAGGAAATATTCGAATGCTAGAGGGGCTATCAAGACTTCGCAATTACCTTCTACtacaaatcaaaattttctaTTATTAATGCATTGTATAATGACTGGACCCTGGATTAGATTGGAGAGCCCCATAGGAAATCTAAATAGTTGTGGAAGGGGGCGGAAGATACTTTATTATATACGAGGAACTCACGAAAATCTCTGAGTGCTCAAGCATCCAATCAATTGAAATAAGGgtcaacaaaaaaagaatagGACCTATTATTCCTACATGTTCCATTAGTAACATTCCCTTGAGATGTTACTGCGGATTTTGCTTGTGTTTAATCTTTCCCGATTAGAAATCATATAGGAATTTCTTCTAAAATGAGCGAATTTATTGGATTGGTTTATTAATAGTCTTCGTTCTTTTTGACTCTGCGCCATTGATTCCACTATTATTAGTGAGGAATAATGGAACAATTCCTTTATATTTATAGAGATAGGGGACATAATTCATATGGATATAGTAAGTCTTGCTTGGGCTGCTTTAATGGTAGTCTTTACTTTTTCCCTTTCACTCGTAGTGTGGGGAAGGAGTGGACTCTAAGGGTCCTACTAATTGAGTTAAGGAAGCAAACTGTATCAATATCAATTGCTTTCTAGATCGTTCTGCAACACGTtttgaacaaaataaaatttgaaattccaTTGGACTCAAACCCGGTTCCTGGGTTTTAAAGGGGCAATTTTAGCGGATGGGGGTCTTGGTGGCGAAcctttttggggaaaaatattttgattggGGGAGGGGGACAATTTGAGGGGAGACTTTTGCCTTTggtattgaaatattttttttttaaaacaaaaaaaaaaaaaacaaaaaaaaaaaaaaaaaaaaaaaaaaaaaaaaaaaaaaaaaaaaaaaaaaaaaaaaaaaaaaaaaaaaaaaaaaaaaaaaaaaaaaaaaaaaaaaaaaaaaaaaaaaaaaaaaaaaaaaaaaaaaaaaaaaaaaaaaaaaaaaaaaaaaaaaaaaaaaaaaaaaaaaaaaaaaaaaaaaaaaaaaaaaaaaaaaaaaaaaaaaaaaaaaaaaaaaaaaaaaaaaaaaaaaaaaaaaaaaaaaaaaaaaaaaaaaaaaaaaaaaaaaaaaaaaaaaaaaaaaaaaaaaaaaaaaaaaaaaaaaaaaaaaaaaaaaaaaaaaaaaaaaaaaaaaaaaaaaaaaaaaaaaaaaaaaaaaaaaaaaaaaaaaaaaaaaaaaaaaaaaaaaaaaaaaaaaaaaaaaaaaaaaaaaaaaaaaaaaaaaaaaaaaaaaaaaaaaaaaaaaaaaaaaaaaaaaaaaaaaaaaaaaaaaaaaaaaaaaaaaaaaaaaaaaaaaaaaaaaaaaaaaaaaaaaaaaaaaaaaaaaaaaaaaaaaaaaaaaaaaaaaaaaaaaaaaaaaaaaaaaaaaaaaaaaaaaaaaaaaaaaaaaaaaaaaaaaaaaaaaaaaaaaaaaaaaaaaaaaaaaaaaaaaaaaaaaaaaaaaaaaaaaaaaaaaaaaaaaaaaaaaaaaaaaaaaaaaaaaaaaaaaaaaaaaaaaaaaaaaaaaaaaaaaaaaaaaaaaaaaaaaaaaaaaaaaaaaaaaaaaaaaaaaaaaaaaaaaaaaaaaaaaaaaaaaaaaaaaaaaaaaaaaaaaaaaaaaaaaaaaaaaaaaaaaaaaaaaaaaaaaaaaaaaaaaaaaaaaaaaaaaaaaaaaaaaaaaaaaaaaaaaaaaaaaaaaaaaaaaaaaaaaaaaaaaaaaaaaaaaaaaaaaaaaaaaaaaaaaaaaaaaaaaaaaaaaaaaaaaaaaaaaaaaaaaaaaaaaaaaaaaaaaaaaaaaaaaaaaaaaaaaaaaaaaaaaaaaaaaaaaaaaaaaaaaaaaaaaaaaaaaaaaaaaaaaaaaaaaaaaaaaaaaaaaaaaaaaaaaaaaaaaaaaaaaaaaaaaaaaaaaaaaaaaaaaaaaaaaaaaaaaaaaaaaaaaaaaaaaaaaaaaaaaaaaaagatcgaaTTATGATTTCACGTGATTCCATAGGAATTTCTTTTTCACGTTCACAATCGTACATAAAAAGCCGGTAATTCCTGGATATTTTCTGATCTCCGGAAAATGGATATCTCCAGAAAGATTTTaagttcaattcttttttctcCGCGGACCAACCACCGGTATGCTTCTTAGATTAGGTGAATTTTGTATCTACCCAACATCTATTGTTCAGCCATTTGGAAAAGATCCAGAATATCTCTTCAGGAATGAAAAAAAATCGATCTATTTCATTTGGTATTTTACAAATTCCTTGACTCCTGATATAATCAAATCCTCATTTTTGATGACTGAATGCGTTTCATAGTCACATATTTATAATGCCCGAACTCTTCTTCTGTATCGAGGTCATCGAAATAAGCAAGAAACATTTCGACAATCCATTTCGGGATTTCAACGAGATACCGAACAGGGCATTATTCATTCTCGAGTTCTTGAATCGAGTGTAGTggaatgatgaatttatttctTCGCCTTTTTGACAATAAATCAGAATTCTCGTGGATAGGAATATACGAGATTATACTGACAGTACATATGATTCGATTAGAGTCTGAATAATCAGAATCCTATCTTCTTTTACCAGAAACCCGAACTAAATAATTTCTGCCTCGCCTGATCATTGTTACTGGAAGGTTAGAAGTATATCTTCTATGCCAGAAAGAATGCCATTCATGATCCTGATCCTTGGATCGAAGTAGACTAATGGACTCCGGACCTCTAATATATCCATAAATGACTTGTTTTTGTAATAGATGAACATTACCTATGTAAATTCGTGCATGATAGACATGGTATCATGCATTTCTCGTCTGAATCAGAATAAATATGTTTTCGAACCttcttttaaaattcaaagtggATATTCCTGCGAATTCAGCAATTACTTTTCTGTTCTACATATTGATCGTTTTGAACTAAAGCAAACTTTTAGGTGGAATATTCACATTATGTAGAATATCTTCACTCTCAATATTACATACAAGTCTATAGAATGAAGGCGATGCATGACGTATGTCGGATGAACCAAATCCtcgttaattttattttccattaGATGGACTGCTGCGTACCCCTTAATCTCCTCGGTATGAAAGTTCTAATGTTAATGATCGTTCTCAATCGATTGACCTGCAATAATACACAGCTCCCCAATTCAACCAGGTCGCCATAGTGGACTCCGCCATAACTAATCGACAAATCCAAGATGTACTCCTACAAGTAAAGGGAGTTCGAATAGAGTATTTGCCCGAAAGTTAATGAATCGATTTACAATCAATGCCAATGTCTTGATTTCAGGTGGCAATACCATCGGGACATGTATATATCATCTGCTAAAACGACAATTAATGTTTGGCTAAAATCTTTCCGGCTCATCCCATTCCGAGGACTCAAGAAATACCCCGAGGCAATGCCAATCATTCGACTACAACAATGTGTTGAACTACTTCACAAGTCTGCGAGTGAGATATCAGCGTCTGATTTCAGTACAGCGTATCCCAACTCCTTTACGAGGCTCCGTAGAGAATGATGTATTCTGTTAGAAGTCCTTCGCGCAAATTACTTTGAATAGGTAAATCAATCATTTGTCTGAGATCCGACATTAATCCCTCATACCTACTAATTGATGTACCTGGATGCTCTCTAGCTCCGAAGACATTATATGAACTGGATTAAAGGTCAGTCATCCAAAATTAGGATTCATTTCTTGTCGCAAATATTCACTTGTAGCATACCATATTTCAATGGATTTAATGCGGCTTTTCTTACCGCGTACATTCCCATAATgatggtgtttttccaaaatcaAACTTTGTTGTTCATCTTGAACTAGCCATCCCTTAGAAGGTATTGTTAAAAGATCATCAATTCCTAATGAAATGGATGTAGCAGTAGCTTGTTGGAACCCCAGAGTTTTTACTTGATCCAGGATATGTGATGTATATGCCATTCCGAAGTGCTCTATTAATCTACTAACAAGTCGTTTCAAGCGGCAGTTCCGTCTATCGCTTTATTGTGAAAGACCAGATTGGCCTCGTTCTGCCATAAGTACCCATATTCCGCTGAGTAGGATTCGACAAATGGCCGAGTCGGTGATTGTAAAACTTCCTTTTATCGATCTTGATTCGCGTATAAATTCCGGGAACTATGGACTCAGTTGAACCGGGGAACCCCGAAGTCCCACGGGTATCATAGAATTACGTTAGGTACCATATGCTATTAGATAGTGTCCATAAATCTCATAAAAAGTACCTAAAGATTCATAGTGAACTTCGATGGGAGTTTCTCTTGAAGCAATAACGCGTTGATCTAGTCGCCACCGGAGCCACAAAGGACTATCTAAATTGATTCGTTTCTGCCGATAAGCCCCAATTGCATCATAGGAATTCGAAAAAAAGGGTTCTTTCGTATACTTATAGTAACTATTGTCActtcttttttgattttgatagtTTCTGCGATTACATGGATTATATCTATTTACACAAATACCTCGATGATTTCCGCTCGTTAATACATAGAGTCCAATAAGCATATCTTGCGTTGGTACGGAAATGGGATCCCCAATAGCCGGAGACAAAAGATTCATATGAGAAAACATAAGTAAACGGGCCTCTACTTGAGCCTCCAAGGATAAAGGTACATGAACAGCCATTTGATCTCCATCAAAATCGGCATTGAATCCCTTGCAAACTAATGGATGTAAACAAATAGCGCGCCCCTCCACTAAAACGGGCTGGAATGCCTGTATGCCTAATCTATGCAAAGTGGGTGCTCTATTCAGCAATACAGGATGTCCCTGCATAACTTCTTGAAGGATTTCCCATACAATCGGCTCTTTTTCTCGAATTTTACTCTTAGCAACTCCTATGTTCGAAGCAAGATGTTGTCTAATTAGACCACGAATTACAAATGTCTGGAAAAGTTCTATTGCTATTTCACGAGGCAATCCACATCGATGTAATGAAAGTGAAGGACCCACGACAATGACAGAACGTCCTGAATAATCGACTCGTTTGCCAAGCAGAGTCTCACGAAATCTTCCCTCTTTGCCTTCAATTACATCAGAAAATGACTTGTAAACTTTATTATGACCGTCCCTCATTGGTTGTCCCCGGATTCCATTATCAAGAAGTGTATCCACGGCTTCTTGTACTAATTTCTCCTGACACATTACTAATTCTCCTGGCGTAGATCTACTTGTTGTTAATAGATCGGTAAGGGTATTGTTCCGATAGATAACTCTTCTATAGAGTTCATTAATATCTGAGCTCATTAGTTTACCCCCATCTATCTGAATGATCGGCCTCAACTCAGGAGGAAGAACTGGTAATAGACACAAAACCATCCATTCTGGCTCTATATTTGTTCGAATAAAATGCTTAGCCAATTCCACGCGTCTAACCAAAAAgtcctttcttcttccaacctTTCGATCTTCCCATTCATTCCCTGTGTGCCCTTCTTCCCCCAATTCTTCCCATTCTACCAATGAATTCTCTATAATAATTCGTAAATCTAGATCGGCTAATTGTTCTCGGATAGCACCTGCGCCAGTAGAGATTTCTCGATTGCGAAATGTATCGAAACCCTGGGTAGTAAAAAAAAGCGGGATGCTGTATTTCCAAGATTGGATTTCATATTCGAACAAACCTCGTAATCGTAAGAAAGTGGGTTTTTTAGTTATGG
This genomic stretch from Lycium ferocissimum isolate CSIRO_LF1 unplaced genomic scaffold, AGI_CSIRO_Lferr_CH_V1 ctg14227, whole genome shotgun sequence harbors:
- the LOC132042236 gene encoding DNA-directed RNA polymerase subunit beta-like, whose product is MLGDGNEGISTIPGFNQIQFEGFCRFIDQGLTEELSKFPKIEDTDQEIEFQLFVETYQLVEPLIKERDAVYESLTYSSELYVSAGLIWKNSRDMQEQTIFIGNIPLMNSLGTSIVNGIYRIVINQILQSPGIYYRSELDHNGISVYTGTIISDWGGRSELEIDRKARIWARVSRKQKISILVLSSAMGLNLREILENVCYPEIFLSFLSDKERKKIGSKENAILEFYQQFACVGGDPVFSESLCKELQKKFFQQRCELGRIGRRNMNRRLNLDIPQNNTFLLPRDILAAADHLIGLKFGMGALDDMNHLKNKRIRSVADLLQDQFGLALVRLENVVRGTICGAIRHKLIPTPQNLVTSTPLTTTYESFFGLHPLSQVLDRTNPLTQIVHGRKLSYLGPGGLTGRTASFRIRDIHPSHYGRICPIDTSEGINVGLIGSLAIHARIGHWGSLESPFYEISERSTGVRMLYLSPGRDEYYMVAAGNSLALNRDIQEEQVVPARYRQEFLTIAWEQVHLR
- the LOC132042234 gene encoding DNA-directed RNA polymerase subunit beta'-like; this translates as MNNNFSSMIDRYKHQQLRIGSVSPQQISAWATKILPNGEIVGEVTKPYTFHYKTNKPEKDGLFCERIFGPIKSGICACGNYRVIGDEKEDPKFCEQCGVEFVDSRIRRYQMGYIKLACPVTHVWYLKRLPSYIANLLDKPLKELEGLVYCDFSFARPITKKPTFLRLRGLFEYEIQSWKYSIPLFFTTQGFDTFRNREISTGAGAIREQLADLDLRIIIENSLVEWEELGEEGHTGNEWEDRKVGRRKDFLVRRVELAKHFIRTNIEPEWMVLCLLPVLPPELRPIIQIDGGKLMSSDINELYRRVIYRNNTLTDLLTTSRSTPGELVMCQEKLVQEAVDTLLDNGIRGQPMRDGHNKVYKSFSDVIEGKEGRFRETLLGKRVDYSGRSVIVVGPSLSLHRCGLPREIAIELFQTFVIRGLIRQHLASNIGVAKSKIREKEPIVWEILQEVMQGHPVLLNRAPTLHRLGIQAFQPVLVEGRAICLHPLVCKGFNADFDGDQMAVHVPLSLEAQVEARLLMFSHMNLLSPAIGDPISVPTQDMLIGLYVLTSGNHRGICVNRYNPCNRRNYQNQKRSDNSYYKYTKEPFFSNSYDAIGAYRQKRINLDSPLWLRWRLDQRVIASRETPIEVHYESLGTFYEIYGHYLIAYGT